A DNA window from Gallaecimonas pentaromativorans contains the following coding sequences:
- a CDS encoding flagellar protein FlaG, giving the protein MSDVSTMLSNSLGDTASGSLPAISSKTSATPSFDTPVTQPVSGKEDTPADTRQSLSDAVQVLAEFVNLRGHNLNFSTDESSGRTVVKVLDAQTGDVIRQIPSEEVLKTADRVRQLREELGAKIGIFLDSNV; this is encoded by the coding sequence ATGAGTGACGTATCTACTATGCTCTCAAACAGCCTTGGCGATACCGCTTCCGGTTCTCTTCCTGCCATTTCCAGCAAAACTTCTGCGACTCCCAGCTTCGATACGCCTGTAACGCAGCCTGTTTCTGGCAAAGAAGATACGCCTGCGGATACAAGGCAAAGTTTGTCCGATGCTGTGCAAGTCCTTGCCGAGTTCGTTAATCTGCGGGGCCACAACCTCAACTTTTCTACAGATGAATCCAGCGGCCGCACTGTTGTCAAAGTGCTTGATGCACAGACGGGGGACGTTATTCGGCAAATTCCTTCTGAAGAAGTGCTGAAAACGGCAGACAGAGTTCGTCAATTGCGAGAAGAGCTGGGAGCTAAAATCGGCATATTTCTTGATAGTAACGTCTGA
- a CDS encoding flagellin, with the protein MALYVNSNISSLNSQRVLSRSTEELGTSYERLSSGLRINSAKDDAAGLQISNRLTAQINGLNQGVRNANDGISLAQTAEGALDEYTNLLQRMRTLSVQASNGSNSTADSTALSQEYGQLATELDRISNQTQFAGVNLLDGSYSASFQIGANVSQTISIAITQSFGHSGVGLGTAIASFDAAQSQIAALDCALNIVNTTRANLGATQNRFSSVIRSQQNTSQNLSASRSRIQDADYAAETATLARNSVLQQAASSMLSQANQQPQIALSLLQ; encoded by the coding sequence ATGGCTCTGTACGTCAACAGCAACATCTCTTCTCTGAACTCTCAGCGTGTACTGTCCAGGTCTACTGAAGAACTGGGTACTAGCTATGAGCGCCTCTCATCCGGTCTGCGCATCAACAGTGCAAAAGACGACGCCGCCGGTCTGCAGATCTCCAACCGTCTGACCGCTCAGATCAACGGTCTGAACCAAGGCGTTCGTAACGCCAACGACGGTATCTCCCTGGCTCAAACCGCTGAAGGTGCCTTGGACGAATACACCAACCTGCTGCAGCGTATGCGTACCCTGTCTGTTCAGGCCTCCAACGGTTCTAACAGCACTGCTGACAGTACCGCACTGAGCCAGGAATATGGCCAGCTGGCTACCGAACTGGACCGTATTTCCAACCAGACTCAGTTTGCCGGTGTTAACCTGCTGGACGGTAGCTACTCAGCCAGCTTCCAGATCGGTGCCAACGTTTCGCAAACCATCAGTATCGCCATCACCCAAAGCTTCGGCCACTCCGGTGTTGGCCTGGGCACCGCCATTGCAAGCTTTGACGCTGCTCAGAGCCAAATCGCGGCTCTGGATTGCGCTCTGAACATTGTGAACACCACCCGTGCCAACCTGGGTGCTACCCAGAACCGTTTCAGCTCGGTTATCCGTTCACAACAGAACACTTCTCAGAACTTGTCTGCTTCCCGGTCTCGTATCCAGGATGCTGACTACGCCGCTGAAACTGCCACTCTGGCTCGTAACAGCGTACTGCAACAGGCTGCCAGCTCCATGCTGAGCCAAGCCAACCAGCAGCCGCAAATCGCACTGTCGCTGTTGCAATAA
- a CDS encoding flagellin, with the protein MALYVNTNVASLNSQRVMSRSTDELQTSYERLSSGLRINSAKDDAAGLQISSRLTAQINGLNQAARNANDGISLAQTAEGALDEYTNIVQRMRTLAVQASNGSNSTADSTALSQEYGQLSDELDRISAQTQFAGVNLLDGSYSANFQIGANVSQTISIAITQSFGHTGVGLGTTIATFDAAQSQIAALDCALNIVNTTRANLGATQNRFSSVIRSQQNTAQNLTASRSRIQDADYAAETATLARNTVLQQAASSMLSQANQQPQIALSLLQN; encoded by the coding sequence ATGGCACTTTATGTGAACACCAACGTGGCCTCACTGAACTCGCAACGAGTCATGTCACGTTCTACCGATGAGCTGCAAACCAGCTACGAGCGTTTGTCTTCTGGCCTGCGTATCAACAGCGCCAAAGACGATGCTGCCGGTCTGCAGATCTCTAGCCGCTTGACGGCGCAGATAAACGGTCTTAACCAAGCAGCCCGAAATGCTAACGACGGTATTTCTCTTGCCCAGACCGCAGAAGGTGCGTTGGATGAATACACCAACATCGTTCAGCGTATGCGTACCCTAGCGGTGCAGGCGTCCAACGGGTCCAACAGTACTGCCGACAGTACTGCACTGAGCCAGGAATACGGTCAGCTCTCTGACGAATTGGACCGTATTTCCGCGCAAACTCAGTTTGCTGGCGTAAACCTGCTGGACGGCAGCTACTCTGCCAACTTCCAGATTGGTGCCAACGTTTCGCAAACCATCAGCATCGCCATTACTCAGAGCTTTGGCCATACCGGTGTTGGCCTGGGTACGACCATCGCCACCTTTGATGCTGCCCAAAGCCAAATCGCGGCTCTGGACTGTGCTCTGAACATTGTGAACACCACCCGTGCCAACCTGGGTGCTACCCAGAACCGTTTCAGCTCGGTTATCCGTTCACAACAGAACACCGCACAGAACCTGACAGCGTCCCGGTCTCGTATTCAGGATGCCGACTACGCTGCTGAAACAGCGACCTTGGCCCGTAACACCGTGCTGCAGCAGGCTGCCAGTTCCATGCTGAGCCAGGCCAACCAACAGCCGCAGATCGCTTTGTCCTTGCTGCAAAACTAA
- the flgL gene encoding flagellar hook-associated protein FlgL, whose product MRVSTQMIFQSGLTNILGSQDSLVKLRDQVSTQQRILQPSDDPTGAGTVLRLDEQLGISDQFRNNGSNLKSRLGLAESTLSSMTDTLGTTRTLLIQANNGANSDEDRKALADQLIGLRDQLLDAMNTQDANGDYIFSGNEGGTAPYQIVNGRYEYQGDQGKQMIQVASEVKLNANFPGFELFDNLSPVFSATGAMTAGGGTVTTDIADEGQFESFYRGNYDPNTPAGNTFSFTTAAGAPDTYQVTDSGGNVLASGNYVPGEPINFNGLNVTLDGAAGASADVTLDPPKRDNILNVLTDYAGLLTDPTRTTDQRQADAQYAQNIAVQTYNSVVGGQAQIGGRVNVIENLDNSSQASDIIIKSNRADIAEVDIGEAVSKLAQQQTIMQAAYSGFQMVNSLTLFNYVK is encoded by the coding sequence ATGCGCGTATCGACTCAGATGATTTTCCAGTCCGGGCTGACCAACATTCTGGGCAGCCAGGATTCATTGGTGAAGCTGCGTGACCAGGTCAGTACCCAGCAGCGCATCTTGCAGCCCTCTGACGACCCCACCGGCGCCGGTACCGTGTTGCGCCTGGACGAGCAGTTGGGGATCTCCGATCAGTTTCGCAATAACGGCAGCAATCTGAAGTCCAGGCTGGGCCTGGCCGAAAGTACGCTGTCGAGCATGACCGATACCCTGGGTACCACTCGCACCTTACTTATCCAGGCCAACAACGGCGCTAACAGTGATGAGGACCGCAAGGCTCTGGCCGATCAGCTGATCGGGCTGCGGGATCAGTTGCTCGATGCCATGAATACCCAGGATGCCAACGGCGATTACATCTTCTCGGGCAACGAAGGCGGCACCGCGCCTTATCAGATAGTCAATGGCCGCTATGAATACCAAGGCGACCAAGGCAAACAGATGATCCAGGTGGCATCCGAGGTCAAACTCAATGCCAACTTCCCTGGTTTTGAGTTGTTTGACAATCTGTCGCCGGTGTTCTCCGCCACCGGCGCCATGACGGCTGGCGGCGGCACCGTGACCACCGATATTGCCGATGAAGGCCAGTTTGAGTCTTTTTATCGGGGCAATTACGACCCTAACACCCCGGCCGGCAATACTTTCAGTTTCACTACCGCGGCCGGTGCCCCTGATACCTACCAAGTAACTGACAGCGGCGGCAATGTGCTGGCCAGCGGCAATTATGTGCCGGGCGAGCCTATTAACTTCAACGGCCTTAACGTCACCCTGGATGGCGCCGCCGGTGCCAGCGCCGATGTGACCCTCGATCCGCCTAAGCGCGACAACATTTTGAACGTGCTGACCGACTACGCCGGACTTTTGACGGATCCCACCCGCACCACTGATCAGCGGCAAGCGGATGCCCAGTATGCGCAAAACATTGCCGTTCAGACCTACAACAGCGTAGTGGGCGGGCAGGCGCAGATAGGGGGACGGGTCAATGTGATTGAGAACCTGGATAACAGCTCCCAGGCCTCCGACATCATCATCAAATCCAACCGCGCTGATATTGCAGAAGTGGATATCGGTGAGGCGGTATCGAAGCTCGCTCAACAACAAACCATCATGCAGGCCGCGTATTCCGGGTTCCAAATGGTGAATTCGCTGACTTTGTTCAACTACGTGAAGTAG
- the flgK gene encoding flagellar hook-associated protein FlgK, translating to MMRIGVSGIYANQIALNIAGNNITNVNTDGYSRQRVEFTAEKLGGVDRVTVTRLLDQFAQTQLRKDTSNLGFTESYLAQADQTDKLLGDASTGIGNNISSLFSSINTMNNEASSISNRQLALSQFQNMLASYQRQSEQLSSQQDEVNKQITSYAEKANTLIGNVYNLNQQLGAVGASQNDSQRSTLLDQRDQYIQQLSELMDVQVTPAQGDAVNLTMANGQALVLPDSRATISAVPGDPEPRRLELSVKLGTQPYDIEAKKVGGKLGGLGAYREEVLEPAQRQLGQMSLAMMDAFNKQNNKGLDLDGKLGGDIFSLPVATAYGDADNSSQLHQVTGTVVDGTQLTDQDYRIVFTSATDYDVQSLDESGKVTGTLASGTVPASTTVDGLQIDLVPNGAFAAGDTFTLRPTRDAAAQITMVMQNPESLALASPIRVDQGSSNLGSAAVSSVDVTNTDPATSGFSATPPPLLDTTAPGRVVFVNDSQYQLYDQSGAAIGGVTAFDPNTAIPAPPLDYGFSIKLSGTPAAGDEFTISPNIDSTGVMTAKSDNGNGLKLAKLQTDNIVRLNQSGDSPVTYQSVSNAFAGMVSQVGDRTGTMKIQNQAAQALHDESQGRLQAVSGVNLDEEAANLIQFQQAYTATARILSTAQSVFDNLLQAIG from the coding sequence ATGATGAGGATCGGGGTATCAGGGATCTATGCCAACCAGATCGCCCTGAATATCGCCGGCAACAACATTACCAACGTCAACACCGACGGCTATTCTCGTCAGCGGGTGGAATTTACCGCCGAGAAGCTGGGGGGCGTGGACCGGGTAACCGTGACCCGGCTGCTGGATCAGTTTGCCCAAACCCAACTGCGCAAAGACACCTCCAACCTGGGCTTTACCGAGTCTTATCTGGCCCAGGCTGACCAGACCGATAAGTTGCTGGGGGATGCCAGCACCGGCATCGGCAACAACATCAGTAGTTTATTCTCCAGCATCAACACCATGAACAACGAAGCCAGCTCCATTTCCAACCGGCAGCTAGCGCTCTCGCAATTTCAGAACATGTTGGCCTCTTATCAGCGCCAGTCCGAGCAGCTGAGCTCGCAGCAAGATGAAGTCAACAAGCAGATAACCTCCTACGCCGAGAAGGCCAACACCCTGATTGGCAACGTGTACAACCTCAACCAGCAGCTAGGGGCGGTGGGCGCCAGCCAAAACGACAGCCAGCGCTCCACCTTGCTGGACCAGCGTGACCAGTACATTCAGCAGCTTTCCGAGTTGATGGACGTGCAAGTGACCCCTGCTCAGGGCGATGCCGTTAACCTGACCATGGCCAATGGCCAGGCCTTGGTGCTGCCCGACAGCCGCGCCACCATCAGCGCTGTGCCGGGTGACCCGGAACCGCGGCGTCTGGAACTGTCGGTGAAACTTGGCACCCAGCCTTACGATATCGAAGCCAAAAAAGTGGGCGGCAAGCTCGGCGGCCTGGGCGCTTATCGTGAAGAGGTGCTGGAACCGGCGCAGCGCCAGCTAGGGCAGATGTCCCTGGCGATGATGGATGCCTTTAATAAGCAGAACAATAAGGGCCTGGATCTCGACGGCAAACTTGGCGGCGATATCTTCAGCCTGCCGGTTGCCACCGCCTACGGCGATGCCGATAACTCCTCGCAGCTGCATCAAGTGACTGGCACCGTGGTCGATGGTACCCAACTGACCGACCAGGACTATCGTATCGTCTTTACCTCGGCCACCGATTACGACGTACAGTCCTTGGACGAATCCGGCAAGGTCACTGGCACCTTGGCCAGCGGCACGGTGCCGGCCAGCACAACGGTCGATGGTTTGCAAATCGACCTAGTGCCCAACGGCGCTTTTGCTGCTGGCGATACCTTTACCTTAAGGCCCACCCGGGACGCTGCCGCCCAGATAACAATGGTGATGCAAAACCCTGAGTCGTTGGCGCTGGCTTCTCCCATCCGGGTAGACCAGGGTTCTTCAAACCTGGGCAGCGCTGCCGTCTCCAGCGTCGATGTCACCAATACCGACCCGGCCACCTCCGGCTTTAGCGCCACTCCGCCGCCGCTACTGGATACCACGGCGCCCGGGCGAGTAGTGTTCGTCAATGACAGTCAATACCAACTGTATGACCAGTCTGGCGCTGCCATTGGCGGCGTGACCGCCTTCGACCCCAATACTGCCATTCCGGCGCCACCTCTGGATTACGGCTTTTCCATCAAGCTCTCCGGCACACCGGCGGCCGGGGACGAATTTACCATCAGCCCCAATATCGACAGCACCGGGGTGATGACGGCCAAGTCGGATAACGGTAACGGCCTGAAACTGGCCAAGTTGCAAACCGACAACATTGTCCGGTTGAACCAATCCGGCGACTCCCCAGTGACTTACCAGAGTGTGTCCAATGCCTTTGCCGGCATGGTCAGCCAGGTGGGGGACCGCACCGGCACCATGAAAATTCAAAACCAGGCTGCCCAAGCCCTGCATGACGAAAGTCAGGGGCGGCTGCAGGCAGTGTCCGGGGTCAACCTGGACGAAGAAGCGGCCAACCTCATCCAGTTCCAGCAGGCCTACACGGCCACGGCCCGGATCCTCTCCACCGCACAGAGCGTCTTTGACAATCTGCTGCAAGCCATAGGGTAA
- the flgJ gene encoding flagellar assembly peptidoglycan hydrolase FlgJ, translated as MNGPLFTDLAGLDDLRQGAQKHDKKALLETAKQFESIFVRQLLKSMREANAVFEKDSPFNSSSMKFYQDMQDQQLALDMSSKGGLGLAEIIAEQLQPDGKHLMPASALGVNRHFAGSADESAKSLALPAKPGIKPAASAVADTAGSDAPAAKADSEQPQAAPTPAPALDFDSPQSFVGSLLPYARQAASALGVSPQVLVAQAALETGWGQKILKGKDGQSSLNLFNIKAGGQWDGDKVTASTLEYDGGKPKRETAQFRAYQNPAQSFSDYVKLLKESPRYQDALKWVKEPARFLQELQGAGYATDPQYAKKILQVLDHPALSKGTP; from the coding sequence ATGAACGGGCCGCTTTTCACGGATCTGGCGGGGCTTGATGACCTGCGCCAAGGGGCACAAAAGCACGATAAAAAGGCATTGCTGGAAACGGCAAAGCAGTTTGAGTCGATTTTTGTCCGCCAGCTCCTGAAAAGCATGCGTGAAGCCAACGCGGTGTTTGAAAAAGACAGCCCGTTTAACTCCTCTTCCATGAAGTTCTACCAAGACATGCAGGACCAGCAGCTGGCCCTGGATATGTCATCCAAAGGTGGCCTTGGCTTGGCGGAGATCATCGCCGAGCAGTTGCAGCCCGACGGCAAGCACCTGATGCCTGCCTCAGCGCTGGGGGTTAACCGCCACTTTGCCGGTAGCGCAGATGAGAGCGCCAAATCCTTGGCGCTCCCGGCCAAGCCTGGCATCAAGCCAGCGGCAAGTGCGGTTGCCGATACTGCCGGCAGTGACGCGCCAGCAGCCAAAGCTGATAGCGAACAGCCACAAGCGGCGCCAACACCGGCCCCGGCACTGGACTTTGACAGCCCGCAAAGCTTTGTCGGCAGCCTCTTGCCCTATGCCCGGCAAGCGGCCTCCGCCCTTGGGGTCAGCCCACAGGTATTGGTGGCCCAGGCCGCCCTTGAGACCGGTTGGGGCCAAAAGATCCTCAAGGGCAAAGACGGCCAGAGCAGCCTGAACCTCTTTAACATCAAGGCCGGCGGCCAGTGGGATGGCGACAAGGTTACTGCCAGTACCCTCGAGTACGACGGTGGCAAGCCCAAGCGCGAAACGGCCCAGTTCCGCGCCTATCAAAACCCGGCCCAGAGCTTTAGCGACTACGTCAAGTTGCTCAAAGAATCGCCGCGTTATCAGGATGCCCTCAAGTGGGTTAAAGAACCGGCACGGTTCCTGCAAGAGCTTCAAGGCGCGGGCTACGCCACGGATCCGCAGTACGCCAAGAAGATCCTTCAGGTGCTTGACCATCCCGCTTTGAGTAAGGGTACGCCGTAA
- a CDS encoding flagellar basal body P-ring protein FlgI — protein MKRFWFLVLLLAFGAKAERIKDVADVAGVRDNQLIGYGLVVGLPGTGEQSPFTEQSFASMLRNFGIQMPTGRRPNIKNVAAVAISATLPPFAKPGQQIDITVSSVGSAKSLRGGTLLQTFLKGVDGQIYALAQGNLLVSGFSAEGADGSKIVGNTPTAGRIPGGAIVEREVASPFGRSDFITFNLHRSDFTTAKRMEDTINNLLGPGVARALDGASVQVRAPRDVDQRVSFLSTLENLEFTPATEAAKIIVNSRTGTIVVGAGVHLKPAAITHGGLTITISENPQVSQPNPLGQGQTVVTPNSNVQVSEQQGRMFYFDPGVTLQDLVRAVNQVGAAPSDVMAILEALKQAGALSGELIVI, from the coding sequence ATGAAACGCTTTTGGTTTCTGGTGTTATTGCTGGCCTTTGGGGCCAAGGCTGAACGCATCAAAGACGTGGCCGATGTGGCCGGGGTGCGTGACAACCAATTGATTGGTTACGGCCTGGTAGTGGGTTTGCCGGGGACTGGCGAGCAGAGCCCCTTTACCGAGCAGTCCTTTGCCTCGATGCTGCGTAACTTTGGCATCCAGATGCCCACCGGCCGGCGACCCAACATCAAGAACGTGGCCGCGGTCGCTATCAGCGCCACCTTGCCGCCTTTTGCCAAACCCGGTCAGCAAATCGATATCACCGTGTCTTCGGTGGGCTCGGCCAAGAGCCTGCGTGGCGGAACTTTGCTGCAAACCTTCCTTAAAGGGGTGGACGGGCAAATTTATGCCCTGGCCCAAGGCAACCTGTTGGTCTCGGGGTTCAGCGCCGAAGGGGCCGATGGCTCCAAGATAGTGGGTAACACCCCCACTGCCGGCCGTATTCCCGGTGGCGCCATTGTCGAGCGGGAAGTGGCTTCGCCCTTTGGCCGCTCCGATTTCATCACTTTTAATCTGCATCGCTCCGATTTCACCACTGCCAAGCGCATGGAAGACACCATCAACAACCTGCTTGGCCCCGGTGTGGCGCGGGCGCTGGATGGCGCTTCGGTGCAGGTGCGCGCCCCTCGCGACGTAGACCAGCGGGTCAGTTTTTTGTCGACCCTTGAGAACCTGGAGTTCACCCCGGCCACCGAGGCGGCAAAAATCATCGTTAACTCCCGTACCGGCACCATTGTGGTGGGGGCAGGGGTACATTTGAAACCGGCAGCCATCACCCATGGCGGCCTGACCATCACCATCAGTGAAAACCCGCAGGTCTCCCAGCCCAATCCGCTGGGCCAGGGCCAAACCGTGGTGACCCCAAACTCCAATGTGCAGGTGAGCGAGCAGCAGGGCCGGATGTTCTATTTCGACCCAGGCGTGACCTTGCAAGATTTAGTACGGGCGGTAAACCAGGTGGGCGCGGCGCCTTCTGATGTGATGGCCATTTTGGAAGCGCTCAAGCAAGCCGGCGCCCTGTCTGGGGAGTTGATTGTCATATGA
- the flgH gene encoding flagellar basal body L-ring protein FlgH yields the protein MRSLAVLTLMVLGGCATYGPKPIPDDPDFAPVLPAFEEKPLVATGSMYYDAGARDLYADRKAARVGDIITVMLEESTSAKKSSTTELKKKSAVDLPAPTVMGRPVTINGNTLGIGISGNNDFKGESDADQANQLSGAISVHVIRVLPNGTLMVRGEKWITLNNGDEYVRLTGVVRQDDITADNTVSSTRVANARIQYSGTGAFADVQKQGWLARFFNSPLWPF from the coding sequence ATGCGTAGCCTGGCTGTATTGACACTGATGGTGCTGGGAGGCTGTGCCACATATGGGCCCAAGCCTATTCCCGATGACCCGGACTTTGCGCCTGTGCTGCCGGCTTTTGAAGAAAAGCCGTTGGTGGCTACCGGCTCGATGTATTACGACGCCGGTGCCCGTGACCTTTATGCCGACCGCAAAGCGGCGAGGGTAGGGGACATCATCACCGTGATGCTCGAAGAGAGCACCAGCGCCAAGAAATCCTCCACCACCGAGCTTAAGAAGAAAAGTGCGGTGGACTTACCGGCGCCAACCGTGATGGGGCGCCCGGTCACCATCAATGGCAATACTTTGGGCATTGGCATCAGCGGTAACAACGATTTTAAAGGCGAGTCCGACGCCGACCAGGCCAACCAGTTGAGCGGTGCTATCTCGGTGCATGTCATTCGGGTATTGCCCAACGGCACCTTGATGGTACGGGGCGAGAAATGGATCACCCTCAACAACGGCGATGAATACGTGCGTCTGACCGGTGTGGTACGCCAGGACGACATCACTGCCGACAACACCGTCTCCTCGACCCGTGTCGCCAATGCCCGCATCCAGTACTCCGGTACCGGCGCTTTCGCTGACGTGCAAAAGCAAGGCTGGCTGGCGCGGTTCTTTAACTCGCCGCTGTGGCCCTTCTGA
- the flgG gene encoding flagellar basal-body rod protein FlgG — protein sequence MNPALWISKTGLDAQQTDISVISNNLANASTVGFKKGRAVFEDLLYQNVHQPGAQSSQNTEMPSGLMLGTGVKVAATQKTFTQGNRLTTDNSLDMMIEGKGFFEILMPDGTMSYTRNGQFALDDAGNLVTSGSGYAVQPAINIPQNAQSISVSNDGQVSVKIPGQAQDQVVGQLNVTTFVNPQGLEPIGQNLFQETGSSGAPQQGVAGLDGLGTIQQGALETSNVNVTEELVNLIETQRVYEMNSKVISSVDEMMGYINQQL from the coding sequence ATGAATCCCGCATTGTGGATATCCAAAACCGGCCTTGATGCCCAGCAAACCGATATCTCGGTTATTTCCAACAACTTGGCCAACGCATCGACCGTCGGTTTCAAAAAGGGCCGCGCCGTTTTTGAAGACTTGCTGTACCAGAATGTGCATCAACCCGGCGCCCAGTCTTCTCAGAACACCGAGATGCCGTCCGGCCTGATGCTGGGTACCGGTGTCAAAGTGGCGGCTACCCAAAAGACCTTTACCCAAGGTAACCGCCTGACTACCGACAACAGCCTGGACATGATGATCGAGGGCAAGGGCTTTTTCGAGATCCTGATGCCCGACGGCACCATGTCCTACACCCGTAACGGCCAGTTTGCCTTGGACGATGCCGGTAACCTGGTGACATCCGGCTCCGGTTATGCGGTGCAGCCGGCCATCAACATTCCCCAGAACGCCCAGTCGATTTCAGTCAGCAACGACGGTCAGGTGTCGGTGAAGATCCCTGGCCAGGCTCAAGACCAAGTGGTGGGCCAGCTTAACGTCACCACCTTTGTTAACCCCCAGGGGCTTGAGCCTATCGGCCAAAACCTCTTTCAGGAAACCGGTTCCTCCGGCGCGCCCCAGCAGGGCGTTGCTGGCCTGGACGGCCTTGGCACCATTCAGCAGGGCGCGCTGGAAACCTCCAACGTCAACGTGACCGAGGAGCTGGTCAACCTTATCGAAACCCAGCGCGTCTACGAGATGAACTCCAAGGTGATTTCATCGGTGGACGAAATGATGGGTTACATCAACCAGCAGTTGTAA
- the flgF gene encoding flagellar basal-body rod protein FlgF, giving the protein MDHLLYLAMSGANQDMQSLTARANNLANAKTTGFKADFAQARAMQAFGEGLPSRVFAMSERPGQRFDAGPLQTTGRPLDVAVEGDGWLAVQGTDGTEGYTRAGNLRISDTGLLENAKGGLVLGDGNAPITVPLPYSKLEIGGDGTVSVLPQGAPANAMEVVGRIKLVNPDVKDLTKGEDGLFRQKDGNPAPADANVRIIQGALEGSNVNPVEEMTALIELQRQFEVQMKMMKTAEDMDSSQTNLMRLS; this is encoded by the coding sequence ATGGACCATCTGCTTTACCTGGCCATGAGCGGCGCCAACCAGGATATGCAATCCCTGACGGCCCGTGCCAACAACCTGGCAAACGCTAAAACCACGGGGTTTAAGGCCGATTTTGCCCAGGCGCGCGCCATGCAGGCTTTTGGTGAAGGTCTGCCCAGCCGGGTTTTCGCCATGAGCGAAAGACCGGGTCAACGTTTTGACGCGGGTCCTCTGCAGACCACCGGGCGTCCTCTGGACGTGGCGGTGGAAGGTGACGGCTGGTTGGCGGTGCAGGGCACCGACGGCACCGAGGGTTATACCCGGGCCGGCAACCTGCGCATCTCCGACACCGGCCTGTTGGAAAACGCCAAAGGCGGCTTGGTGCTGGGTGACGGCAATGCCCCCATTACTGTCCCGCTGCCCTACAGCAAGCTCGAGATTGGCGGTGACGGCACCGTTAGCGTGCTGCCCCAAGGGGCACCGGCCAATGCCATGGAAGTGGTGGGCCGCATCAAGCTGGTCAATCCCGATGTGAAAGATCTGACCAAAGGTGAAGACGGCCTGTTTCGCCAGAAAGATGGCAACCCGGCGCCGGCCGACGCCAACGTACGCATCATTCAGGGCGCCCTGGAAGGCTCAAACGTCAACCCCGTAGAGGAGATGACCGCCCTTATCGAGCTGCAACGGCAGTTCGAGGTGCAAATGAAGATGATGAAGACTGCTGAGGATATGGACTCGTCCCAGACCAACCTCATGCGTTTGAGCTAA